The following are encoded together in the Triticum dicoccoides isolate Atlit2015 ecotype Zavitan chromosome 6B, WEW_v2.0, whole genome shotgun sequence genome:
- the LOC119320407 gene encoding uncharacterized protein LOC119320407, whose translation MGLCDCLGECWDDCKWALACIAAVVAVIIIVVMVAAYSFAVQPSITVEDASLTRFALATSPVTSLGYNLSLKLVVRNRNWATTMKNTEPLEAAYKFDGQQFERVQVADKGDKHGPRKTRVYRLDSGSDSAYAALGNAGVAAYREQNKTGEFELEVAVTGEVRYTLQLKKNKLAGTCKLKLKLDSPATAAVVFEKVKCKLEKEKKDKE comes from the coding sequence ATGGGGCTGTGCGACTGCTTGGGCGAGTGCTGGGACGACTGCAAGTGGGCATTAGCGTGCATCGCCGCcgtcgtcgctgtcatcatcatcgtcgtcatggtcGCCGCCTACAGCTTCGCCGTCCAGCCCTCCATCACCGTCGAGGACGCCTCGCTGACCAGGTTCGCGCTGGCGACCTCCCCGGTGACCTCGCTCGGGTACAACCTCTCTCTGAAGCTCGTCGTCCGCAACCGCAACTGGGCGACGACCATGAAGAACACGGAGCCGCTGGAGGCGGCGTACAAGTTCGACGGGCAGCAGTTCGAGCGCGTGCAGGTCGCCGACAAGGGCGACAAGCACGGCCCCAGGAAGACCCGGGTGTACCGCCTCGACTCGGGCTCGGACAGCGCCTACGCGGCGCTGGGCAACGCCGGCGTCGCCGCGTACAGGGAGCAGAACAAGACCGGGGAGTTCGAGCTGGAGGTGGCGGTCACCGGCGAGGTGCGGTACACGCTgcagctgaagaagaacaagctggCGGGTACCTGCAAGCTCAAGCTGAAGCTCGACTCGCCGGCGACGGCCGCCGTGGTGTTCGAGAAGGTGAAATGCAAGctcgagaaggagaagaaggacaaggagtAG
- the LOC119320961 gene encoding RING-H2 finger protein ATL32-like — MSTSLFARLPAWFHGDGNGGCGACYGVTASFVSVLVFCVLVATASVWKAFLFAGLALAAFGLVACLAPESGRRGAEREVAAGVPWVAACRTGLGKAATESLPTFAYASRGAEAGDADLDLECGGSGQPCSVCLEDLEDGEMVRQLPACKHLFHVECIDMWLHSHATCPVCRCDLSPPRTVTAKVAAVEMEPPADDALPPV, encoded by the coding sequence ATGTCCACCAGTCTGTTCGCAAGGCTCCCGGCGTGGTTCCACGGCGATGGGAACGGCGGGTGCGGCGCCTGCTACGGCGTCACGGCGTCCTTCGTGTCCGTGCTCGTGTTCTGCGTGCTCGTCGCCACCGCCAGCGTCTGGAAGGCGTTCCTGTTCGCCGGCCTGGCGCTGGCTGCCTTCGGGCTCGTGGCGTGCCTCGCGCCCGAGAGTGGGCGGAGAGGCGCCGAGCGTGAGGTCGCGGCGGGCGTGCCTTGGGTGGCAGCATGCCGAACTGGGCTCGGTAAGGCTGCCACGGAGTCGTTGCCCACGTTCGCGTACGCGTCCCGTGGCGCCGAGGCCGGCGATGCGGACCTTGACCTGGAGTGCGGCGGGAGCGGCCAGCCGTGCTCCGTGTGCTTGGAAGACCTTGAGGACGGCGAGATGGTGCGGCAGCTGCCGGCGTGCAAGCACCTCTTCCATGTCGAGTGCATAGACATGTGGCTGCACTCGCACGCGACTTGCCCTGTTTGCCGGTGCGACCTCTCGCCACCACGGACGGTTACTGCCAAAGTGGCGGCTGTAGAGATGGAACCGCCGGCAGATGATGCTTTGCCGCCAGTGTAG